A genome region from Streptomyces xanthophaeus includes the following:
- a CDS encoding PP2C family protein-serine/threonine phosphatase, producing the protein MPSHLFADRPAQPPEPGSVDALISQTRRLRGEVDAVRRDTVVDDDDAQGRWQRALCDLAVHHLDDLREHLDQLKEGLPPAPEPAGQPQAAPEAVPEAQTRVGSAEWNLLTDEVSWSDELFQIFGRSPESGALPLDELGSTLFSEDQPLLTAWVTACLVDGKPIDGEFRIVRADGRVRTLHMRGEPVLDSDGCTASMWAVLRDVSELRRSQRAVRESRDSLQRQREIAQTERRLAVELQEAVLPPWRGSLRFPYGSAGTLDVAAHYLPSATSALIGGDWYDALELPDGCSMLTVGDLTGHGVTATSGMAMMLGALRGMAMAGIEPGPLMGWLNQLLETSVQPALGSAVCCRYDPARRVLSWAQAGHPAPLLFRRGSGRSLLPPEGVLLGATSGASYGQAEERLEVGDLLVLHTDGLTPRSIEFSRADGTERLLALAPRFSAAQSAQECLRIVIEEFGESEREDDACMLVARVGG; encoded by the coding sequence ATGCCGTCCCACCTGTTCGCGGACCGTCCCGCGCAGCCGCCCGAGCCGGGGTCGGTGGACGCGCTGATCTCGCAGACCCGGCGGCTGCGGGGGGAAGTGGACGCGGTCCGCCGCGACACCGTCGTCGACGACGACGATGCCCAGGGCCGCTGGCAGCGCGCACTGTGCGATCTCGCCGTCCACCACCTCGACGACCTCCGCGAGCACCTCGACCAGCTCAAGGAGGGCCTGCCGCCGGCGCCCGAGCCCGCCGGACAGCCGCAGGCGGCGCCCGAGGCCGTGCCCGAGGCCCAGACCCGCGTCGGCAGCGCCGAGTGGAACCTGCTCACGGACGAGGTGAGTTGGTCCGACGAGCTGTTCCAGATCTTCGGCCGCTCGCCCGAGTCCGGTGCGCTCCCCCTCGACGAACTGGGCTCGACCCTCTTCTCGGAGGACCAGCCGCTGCTCACCGCGTGGGTCACCGCCTGCCTGGTGGACGGCAAACCGATCGACGGCGAATTCCGCATCGTCCGGGCCGACGGCCGGGTCCGGACCTTGCACATGAGGGGCGAGCCGGTACTCGACTCCGACGGCTGTACGGCCTCGATGTGGGCCGTCCTGCGGGACGTGAGTGAACTGCGCCGGAGCCAGCGGGCGGTGCGCGAGTCACGTGACTCGCTGCAGCGCCAGCGGGAGATCGCGCAGACCGAGCGCCGGCTGGCGGTCGAGCTGCAGGAAGCCGTGCTCCCCCCGTGGCGCGGCTCCCTGCGGTTCCCGTACGGCAGCGCCGGCACGCTGGACGTGGCGGCGCACTACCTGCCCTCCGCGACCAGCGCGCTGATCGGCGGCGACTGGTACGACGCGCTCGAACTCCCCGACGGCTGCTCGATGCTGACGGTCGGTGACCTGACCGGACACGGGGTGACCGCCACCTCCGGGATGGCGATGATGCTGGGCGCCCTGCGCGGCATGGCCATGGCGGGCATCGAGCCCGGCCCGCTGATGGGCTGGCTCAACCAGCTCCTGGAGACCTCCGTCCAGCCGGCACTCGGATCGGCCGTGTGCTGCCGCTACGATCCCGCGCGCCGGGTCCTCTCCTGGGCGCAGGCGGGCCACCCGGCACCCCTGCTGTTCCGCCGCGGGTCGGGGCGCTCCCTGCTGCCGCCGGAGGGCGTCCTGCTGGGCGCGACCTCCGGAGCCTCGTACGGGCAGGCCGAGGAACGCCTCGAAGTGGGGGACCTGCTGGTCCTGCACACGGACGGACTCACCCCGCGCAGCATCGAGTTCAGCCGGGCGGACGGGACCGAGCGGCTGCTGGCGCTCGCGCCGCGGTTCTCGGCGGCGCAGTCGGCGCAGGAGTGCCTGCGGATCGTGATCGAGGAGTTCGGCGAGAGCGAGCGCGAGGACGACGCCTGCATGCTCGTCGCCCGGGTCGGCGGGTAA
- a CDS encoding xanthine dehydrogenase family protein molybdopterin-binding subunit, with amino-acid sequence MTEQNHATGQSRRSFLTYLVAAPTLALVTRAGADALAPQPAHAVVPSLPAIADLVDLGDLFILAGAPTSALLALAVEADGTIRFRLPREEVGQGLTTAVAMLVAEELDAPLADVRVELDDARPELLFNQLTGSSNSIRSLYGPVRQCAATARARLVAAAARRWSLAPASLTTSGGAVRAPDGRTADYGGLAAAAADPGLTVLGATPKKRAGHTLVGRPTGRVDARAMVTGALQYTLDLDVPGAKPCVVRRPPTLGGTVRTVTNLAAVRAMPGVLHVVTVPTGVAVVAETFGQAIEAKAALQVAWGPGPADQLSDDGIRAKLRAATPPLLVPPLLTPYVDAEFDFAFVSHAPMETNCAIADVREDRAEIWSGLKSPIVARESIAADLGLPLSKVTVHVVQAGGSFGRRLFFDAALEAARISKACRRPVRLMWTRVDDTRHGRMRPATHHKIRATHLLGEVLSFEHRVAAAETDFRHGLGEIITATAASLPLGIGNATLAQTLFLTTVKSPYHFGLTTQALTEVPTGIPTASWRSVYSANTRGAEEIVVDELAARTGRDPYRFRRTFLKTDAQRAVLDKVAQEGNWGRPMEAGCAQGIAFHEEYKSRTACLVEIDTRDPGHVRVTKAVIAVDVGLPVNPRGLEAQMIGGLTDAISTTLRAGLHLDKGLPLEGSYSQFHWAQQRDTPRDVRVFVLPATGEEPGGAGELGVPAAVGAIANAWARATGSKPRSFPLDFDVDFTPYPR; translated from the coding sequence ATGACCGAGCAGAACCACGCCACGGGGCAGAGCCGCCGTTCCTTCCTCACCTACCTCGTGGCCGCGCCGACCCTGGCCCTGGTCACCCGGGCCGGCGCCGACGCACTGGCCCCCCAGCCCGCCCACGCCGTGGTGCCCTCCCTGCCGGCCATCGCCGACCTGGTCGACCTGGGCGACCTGTTCATCCTGGCCGGCGCACCCACCTCGGCCCTGCTGGCGCTCGCCGTCGAGGCGGACGGCACCATCCGCTTCCGCCTGCCGCGCGAGGAGGTCGGCCAGGGCCTCACCACCGCCGTGGCCATGCTGGTCGCAGAGGAACTCGACGCGCCACTGGCCGACGTACGCGTGGAGCTGGACGACGCCCGGCCCGAGCTGCTCTTCAACCAGCTCACCGGATCCTCCAACTCCATCCGCTCCCTCTACGGACCGGTCCGCCAGTGCGCCGCCACCGCCCGGGCCCGCCTCGTCGCGGCCGCCGCCCGCCGCTGGAGCCTGGCCCCGGCCTCGCTGACCACCTCCGGCGGCGCCGTCCGCGCCCCCGACGGCCGCACCGCCGACTACGGCGGCCTCGCCGCGGCCGCCGCCGACCCCGGACTGACCGTCCTCGGCGCCACCCCCAAGAAGCGTGCCGGGCACACCCTCGTGGGCAGGCCGACCGGCCGAGTCGACGCCCGCGCCATGGTCACCGGCGCCCTGCAGTACACCCTCGACCTCGACGTGCCCGGCGCCAAGCCCTGCGTCGTGCGCCGCCCGCCCACCCTCGGCGGCACCGTCCGCACCGTCACCAACCTCGCCGCCGTCCGGGCCATGCCCGGTGTCCTGCACGTGGTGACCGTCCCGACCGGGGTCGCCGTCGTCGCCGAGACCTTCGGGCAGGCCATCGAGGCCAAGGCGGCCCTCCAGGTCGCCTGGGGCCCCGGACCCGCCGACCAGCTGTCCGACGACGGGATCCGCGCCAAGCTGCGCGCCGCGACCCCACCGTTGCTGGTCCCGCCCCTGCTGACCCCGTACGTCGACGCCGAGTTCGACTTCGCCTTCGTGAGTCACGCCCCGATGGAGACCAACTGTGCCATCGCCGACGTGCGCGAGGACCGGGCCGAGATCTGGTCCGGCCTCAAGTCCCCGATCGTGGCGCGCGAGAGCATCGCCGCCGATCTCGGCCTGCCGCTGTCCAAGGTCACGGTGCACGTGGTCCAGGCCGGCGGGTCCTTCGGCCGGCGGCTCTTCTTCGACGCGGCCCTGGAGGCGGCCCGCATCTCCAAGGCCTGCCGCCGCCCGGTCCGGCTCATGTGGACCCGCGTCGACGACACGCGGCACGGCAGGATGCGCCCCGCGACCCACCACAAGATCCGGGCCACCCACCTGCTGGGCGAGGTCCTCAGCTTCGAGCACCGCGTCGCCGCCGCCGAGACCGACTTCCGGCACGGCCTGGGCGAGATCATCACCGCCACCGCGGCCAGTCTGCCGCTGGGCATCGGCAACGCCACCCTCGCCCAGACCCTCTTCCTGACCACGGTGAAGTCCCCGTACCACTTCGGACTCACGACCCAGGCCCTCACCGAGGTGCCCACCGGGATCCCCACCGCCTCCTGGCGCTCGGTCTACTCCGCCAACACCCGCGGAGCCGAGGAGATCGTGGTCGACGAGCTCGCCGCGCGGACGGGGCGGGACCCTTACCGGTTCCGGCGCACCTTCCTGAAGACCGACGCCCAGCGCGCCGTACTCGACAAGGTGGCCCAGGAGGGGAACTGGGGACGGCCGATGGAGGCCGGATGCGCCCAGGGCATCGCCTTCCACGAGGAGTACAAGTCCCGCACCGCGTGCCTCGTCGAGATCGACACCCGCGACCCCGGCCACGTCCGCGTCACCAAGGCCGTCATCGCCGTGGACGTGGGCCTGCCGGTCAATCCGCGCGGACTGGAGGCCCAGATGATCGGCGGCCTCACCGACGCGATCTCCACCACCCTGCGCGCCGGACTGCACCTCGACAAGGGGCTTCCGCTGGAGGGCAGCTACAGCCAGTTCCACTGGGCCCAGCAGCGCGACACCCCCCGGGACGTACGGGTCTTCGTGCTGCCGGCCACCGGCGAGGAGCCGGGTGGCGCGGGCGAGCTCGGTGTGCCCGCCGCCGTCGGCGCGATCGCCAACGCCTGGGCCAGGGCCACCGGTTCCAAGCCCCGCAGCTTCCCCCTCGACTTCGACGTCGACTTCACCCCCTATCCCCGATAG
- a CDS encoding (2Fe-2S)-binding protein gives MPSHTFTVNGRSVTVDAPDDLPLLWVLRDMLGVRGPKYGCGVDVCKACTSHLDGADIRPCVVPVSACAGRTVTTIEGLANGEDLHPVQEAWLEQDVAQCGFCQPGQIMAAVALLKRTGEPTDEDIDAIANICRCGTYFRIREAIRSAARKM, from the coding sequence GTGCCCTCGCACACCTTCACCGTCAACGGGCGGAGCGTCACCGTGGACGCGCCCGACGACCTGCCCCTGCTGTGGGTGCTCCGCGACATGCTGGGCGTCCGCGGCCCCAAGTACGGCTGCGGGGTGGACGTCTGCAAGGCCTGCACCAGCCACCTGGACGGCGCCGACATCCGCCCCTGCGTGGTGCCCGTCTCCGCGTGCGCCGGCCGAACGGTGACCACCATCGAGGGCCTGGCGAACGGTGAGGACCTGCACCCCGTGCAGGAGGCCTGGCTCGAACAGGACGTCGCCCAGTGCGGCTTCTGCCAGCCCGGCCAGATCATGGCCGCCGTCGCCCTGCTGAAGCGCACCGGCGAGCCCACGGACGAGGACATCGACGCCATCGCCAACATCTGCCGCTGCGGCACCTACTTCCGCATCCGGGAGGCCATCCGCAGCGCGGCGCGCAAGATGTGA
- a CDS encoding PucR family transcriptional regulator, which produces MSRSDDVLKVHRLAHAGGSAALLEWLAAHLGGWVGVVDPEAGHGQAPEAAVRGAAELHTRGVRSAVLHDGEHATLLFALDGPRALAAVLEQPHHPGAPAMLADAAVPLALVLRAEEAVRREERVRHAEVRTREAVLHLLMNGLLSTAHQIAGTLGPALPDPMRMYVVECPSGRRGEVSGLCRELTGGRAWIVHCPVYVRHLIVLAPAVPAPGSAAGDPLAGALVEAAPDCAVGVSGQTRLSEAPAAYTQAFHALAVARGRDERHARFGPGPELALAAHEAGAGWAGALLAPLHTYEPRRPQDPGGQELRATADAWLNFTSHATRLLKIHRNTLAARLRLIEGLLGLDLARLPDQAALSLALRLTPAAGRGSGPDPDPAPGLDEVLCDPRLTDWARGHLNGLSGPQAPPGARDTVRVWLAHDAQLGPAAAAMGVSVPGARKRLTRIEALLERSLLQSPSARYDLWLAHRAEALAEDLAR; this is translated from the coding sequence GTGTCCCGGTCCGACGACGTCCTCAAGGTGCACCGGCTCGCCCACGCCGGGGGATCGGCCGCGCTCCTGGAATGGCTGGCCGCCCACCTCGGCGGATGGGTCGGGGTGGTGGATCCCGAAGCGGGGCACGGGCAGGCGCCGGAGGCCGCCGTGCGCGGCGCCGCCGAGCTGCACACCCGCGGGGTACGGTCGGCGGTCCTGCACGATGGCGAGCACGCGACGCTGCTGTTCGCGCTGGACGGTCCGCGCGCGCTGGCCGCCGTACTGGAGCAGCCGCACCACCCGGGCGCGCCCGCAATGCTCGCGGACGCCGCCGTACCGCTGGCCCTCGTCCTGCGCGCCGAGGAGGCCGTACGACGCGAGGAGCGGGTCCGGCACGCCGAGGTGCGCACCCGCGAGGCGGTCCTCCACCTGCTGATGAACGGCCTGCTCTCCACCGCCCACCAGATCGCCGGGACGCTGGGGCCCGCGCTGCCCGACCCGATGCGCATGTACGTCGTGGAGTGTCCGAGCGGCCGGCGCGGCGAAGTGAGCGGGCTGTGCCGGGAACTGACGGGCGGCCGGGCCTGGATCGTGCACTGCCCCGTCTACGTACGCCACCTCATCGTGCTCGCCCCGGCCGTCCCGGCCCCGGGCTCGGCCGCGGGCGACCCCCTGGCCGGGGCACTGGTCGAGGCGGCCCCGGACTGCGCGGTCGGGGTCAGCGGACAGACGCGCCTGAGCGAGGCCCCGGCCGCCTACACCCAGGCCTTCCACGCGCTGGCCGTCGCCCGGGGCCGGGACGAACGGCACGCCCGGTTCGGCCCCGGCCCCGAGCTGGCGCTCGCCGCGCACGAGGCGGGGGCCGGCTGGGCCGGAGCCCTGCTCGCGCCCCTGCACACGTACGAGCCCAGGCGCCCCCAGGACCCCGGCGGGCAGGAGCTGCGTGCCACGGCCGACGCCTGGCTGAACTTCACCTCGCACGCCACCCGGCTGCTGAAGATCCACCGCAACACCCTGGCCGCCCGGCTCCGCCTGATCGAGGGGCTGCTCGGCCTCGACCTGGCCCGCCTGCCCGACCAGGCGGCGCTCTCACTGGCTCTGCGGCTGACCCCGGCCGCGGGGCGGGGGAGCGGCCCGGACCCGGATCCCGCCCCCGGCCTCGACGAGGTGTTGTGCGATCCCCGCCTGACCGACTGGGCCCGTGGCCATCTGAACGGGCTGAGCGGTCCGCAAGCCCCGCCGGGGGCCCGTGACACCGTGCGCGTCTGGCTGGCGCACGACGCCCAACTCGGCCCGGCGGCGGCCGCCATGGGGGTCTCCGTCCCCGGCGCCCGCAAGCGGCTGACCCGGATCGAGGCGCTCCTGGAGCGTTCCCTGCTGCAGTCCCCGAGCGCGCGGTACGACCTGTGGCTCGCGCACCGGGCCGAGGCTCTCGCCGAGGACCTCGCCAGGTGA
- a CDS encoding APC family permease, with protein sequence MRRINVKRVLVGEPLDTSRLGETLLPKRLALPIFCSDPLSSVAYATEEILLILALGGVALLHLTWYAAAAIVFLLIVVVASYRQTCHAYPGGGGAYVVSSENLGQTAALTAASALLVDYVMTVAVSVVSGVSAITSAIPSLSDHEVVLSVAFVVLLTLMNLRGVRESGRVFAIPTYGFVLVIYLMFAVAAVRLGTGDTIRAESADLPITPVDTYTGLALVFLTMRAFASGCTALTGVEAISNGVPAFRKPKAKNAATTLAVMGVLSVTMFAGITALAMSYQVHVAADPTELGLPPGTPMSTALAQIGRATFGSWHFLFYLLQAVTAGVLILAANTAFNGFPMLASILAKDRYAPRQLFNRGDRLVYSNGVVLLALAAIALIVAFDAELTRLIQLYIIGVFVSFTLSQSGMVRHWRKTLASPATPREERIHIHRRLAINAVGATLTALVLVIVLLTKFTHGAWLVVIAMPLLFLGMKGVRRHYEQVARQVAVAPDATPRRPARHHVLVLVAAVHAPTLKAIGYAQGLRPDTLTAVTVAADEKEATGLREAWAEHDTGLPLKILHSPYREVVGPILAHVEELAAGSGTDMLSVVIPEYVVGHWWEQPLHNQNALRLKARLLFTPGVAVIDVPYLLESARPADPARRGG encoded by the coding sequence ATGAGGCGCATCAATGTGAAACGCGTGCTGGTCGGCGAACCCCTCGACACCTCACGCCTGGGCGAGACCCTCCTGCCCAAAAGACTCGCCCTGCCGATCTTCTGCAGCGACCCGCTCTCCTCCGTGGCCTACGCCACCGAGGAGATCCTGCTGATCCTCGCCCTCGGCGGCGTCGCACTGCTGCACCTCACCTGGTACGCGGCCGCCGCCATCGTCTTCCTGCTCATCGTCGTCGTCGCCTCGTACCGGCAGACCTGCCACGCCTACCCCGGAGGGGGCGGCGCCTACGTCGTCAGCTCGGAGAACCTCGGCCAGACCGCCGCGCTCACCGCCGCCAGCGCCCTGCTCGTCGACTACGTGATGACCGTCGCGGTCTCCGTCGTCTCCGGCGTCTCCGCCATCACCTCGGCCATCCCCTCGCTCAGCGACCACGAAGTGGTCCTGTCCGTCGCCTTCGTGGTGCTGCTGACCCTCATGAACCTGCGCGGCGTACGGGAGTCGGGCCGCGTCTTCGCCATCCCCACCTACGGCTTCGTCCTCGTCATCTACCTCATGTTCGCCGTCGCCGCCGTACGGCTCGGGACCGGCGACACCATCCGCGCCGAGTCCGCCGACCTCCCGATCACCCCGGTCGACACCTACACCGGACTCGCCCTCGTGTTCCTCACGATGCGGGCCTTCGCCTCCGGATGCACCGCCCTCACCGGCGTCGAGGCCATCAGCAACGGCGTCCCCGCCTTCCGCAAGCCCAAGGCGAAGAACGCCGCGACCACGCTCGCCGTGATGGGCGTGCTCTCCGTGACGATGTTCGCCGGCATCACGGCCCTGGCCATGTCGTACCAGGTGCACGTCGCGGCCGACCCCACCGAACTGGGCCTGCCCCCGGGCACCCCGATGTCCACCGCCCTCGCCCAGATCGGCCGCGCCACCTTCGGCAGCTGGCACTTCCTCTTCTACCTGCTCCAGGCCGTCACCGCGGGCGTCCTGATCCTCGCCGCCAACACCGCCTTCAACGGCTTCCCGATGCTCGCCTCGATCCTGGCCAAGGACCGCTACGCGCCCCGCCAGCTCTTCAACCGCGGCGACCGGCTCGTCTACTCCAACGGCGTCGTCCTGCTCGCGCTCGCCGCCATCGCCCTCATCGTGGCCTTCGACGCCGAACTGACCCGCCTCATCCAGCTCTACATCATCGGCGTCTTCGTCTCCTTCACCCTCTCCCAGTCGGGCATGGTCCGGCACTGGAGGAAGACCCTCGCCTCACCCGCCACCCCGCGCGAGGAGCGGATCCACATCCACCGCAGGCTCGCCATCAACGCCGTCGGCGCCACCCTGACCGCCCTGGTCCTGGTCATCGTCCTGCTCACCAAGTTCACCCACGGCGCCTGGCTGGTGGTCATCGCCATGCCGCTGCTCTTCCTCGGCATGAAGGGCGTCCGCCGCCACTACGAGCAGGTCGCACGCCAGGTCGCCGTCGCTCCCGACGCCACCCCGCGCAGGCCCGCCCGCCACCACGTCCTGGTCCTGGTCGCCGCCGTGCACGCCCCGACGCTCAAGGCCATCGGCTACGCGCAGGGGCTGCGCCCGGACACCCTGACGGCGGTCACGGTCGCGGCGGACGAGAAGGAGGCGACCGGGCTGCGCGAGGCGTGGGCCGAGCACGACACCGGCCTGCCGCTGAAGATCCTGCACTCGCCGTACCGGGAGGTGGTGGGCCCGATCCTGGCCCACGTCGAGGAACTGGCCGCCGGCTCCGGCACGGACATGCTGTCGGTGGTGATCCCCGAGTACGTGGTGGGCCACTGGTGGGAGCAGCCCCTGCACAACCAGAACGCCCTGCGGCTGAAGGCGCGACTGCTCTTCACGCCGGGCGTCGCGGTGATCGACGTGCCGTACCTCCTGGAGTCCGCGAGGCCCGCGGACCCGGCGCGGCGCGGCGGGTGA
- a CDS encoding helix-turn-helix domain-containing protein — protein sequence MERIIEEIREDLSRRIAVAADRLADRTLAEDPAYAALLGRAELRERIHHTLRQAVEGLLRSSRGLPVELADARAVGTLRAEQGLPLTSLLRTYRRGGRLLWQSLTEAVTAHDRAALPRLLPGAAALWDVLDQMTDAMTESYRRTEAAHADRDRERRAALLDVLLDGADGPPGSAAEAAEAAEAAAAQLGLPERGRFTVVVLAAAAPGVPVAPVAPAGGTAAASAPRVLWRIRADGELGLVELGHHPLESVRELLAPLGVRAGVGPVVEAPADLARARRLAALALRTAPESEGPRTALLDERLPAALVAAQAELAGRLRQVVLGPVLALPAEDRRTLLTTLGTWLACRGSTTDAAQRLYCHRNTVSNRLRRVEQLTGRSLSDPRHVVELALAHSAVLQHVETEPVTRRAAPGPRASRTPGGTARRSPRRPA from the coding sequence ATGGAGCGGATCATCGAGGAGATACGCGAGGACCTGTCCCGCCGGATCGCCGTGGCGGCGGACCGGCTCGCCGACCGGACGCTGGCCGAGGACCCCGCCTACGCAGCCCTGCTGGGCCGGGCCGAGCTGCGCGAGCGGATCCACCACACCCTCCGCCAGGCCGTCGAAGGGCTGCTGCGCAGTTCCCGGGGCCTGCCGGTGGAGCTCGCCGACGCCCGGGCCGTCGGCACGCTCCGGGCCGAGCAGGGGCTGCCGCTCACCTCTCTGCTGCGCACCTACCGCCGGGGCGGCCGGCTGCTCTGGCAGAGCCTCACGGAGGCCGTGACCGCGCACGACCGGGCGGCGCTGCCCCGGCTTCTGCCCGGCGCGGCCGCACTGTGGGACGTACTGGACCAGATGACGGACGCCATGACCGAGTCGTACCGCCGGACGGAGGCCGCGCACGCGGACCGGGACCGGGAGCGCCGGGCGGCCCTGCTGGACGTGCTGCTCGACGGCGCGGACGGGCCGCCGGGCTCGGCCGCCGAAGCCGCCGAAGCCGCCGAAGCTGCCGCCGCGCAGCTCGGGCTGCCGGAGCGGGGCCGTTTCACGGTGGTCGTGCTGGCCGCCGCCGCGCCCGGCGTCCCGGTCGCCCCCGTCGCGCCGGCCGGGGGGACAGCAGCCGCCTCCGCTCCGCGCGTGCTGTGGCGCATCCGCGCCGACGGCGAGCTCGGCCTGGTGGAGCTGGGCCACCATCCGCTGGAGTCCGTACGGGAGCTGCTCGCGCCCCTCGGCGTACGGGCCGGGGTCGGCCCGGTCGTCGAGGCGCCGGCCGACCTGGCCCGGGCTCGGCGGCTGGCCGCCCTCGCACTGCGCACCGCCCCCGAGTCCGAGGGCCCGCGCACCGCCCTGCTGGACGAACGGCTGCCGGCGGCGCTGGTCGCGGCCCAGGCCGAACTCGCCGGCCGGCTGCGCCAGGTGGTGCTCGGTCCGGTGCTCGCGCTGCCCGCGGAGGACCGGCGGACGCTCCTGACCACCCTGGGCACCTGGCTGGCCTGCCGGGGTTCGACCACGGACGCCGCGCAGCGGCTGTACTGCCACCGCAACACCGTCTCCAACCGGCTGCGGCGCGTGGAGCAGCTCACCGGCCGTTCCCTGTCCGACCCCCGGCACGTGGTGGAGCTGGCGCTGGCGCACTCGGCGGTGCTGCAGCACGTCGAGACGGAACCGGTCACCCGCCGCGCCGCGCCGGGTCCGCGGGCCTCGCGGACTCCAGGAGGTACGGCACGTCGATCACCGCGACGCCCGGCGTGA
- a CDS encoding TetR/AcrR family transcriptional regulator, which yields MRQNPQRRAALLDAAIEVLAREGSRGLTLRAVDAEAGVPTGTASNYFANRSQLLVQILHRTRERLVPDPADLAGPLDTEVLLTRLLERMRRERSVHIAMLELRLEGTRRPELQAELASFQGLELEANIRWHLDAGLPGDRQGVVLMYLAMLGLIVDDLTAPAMLEAHPAHGLIRTMVERLLPEKPAD from the coding sequence ATGCGCCAGAACCCGCAGCGCCGTGCCGCGCTGCTCGACGCCGCCATCGAAGTCCTGGCGCGCGAGGGATCGCGCGGTCTGACCCTGCGCGCCGTGGACGCCGAGGCCGGCGTGCCCACGGGCACCGCCTCGAACTACTTCGCCAACCGGTCCCAGCTGCTCGTACAGATCCTGCACCGCACCCGGGAACGGCTGGTCCCGGACCCGGCGGACCTCGCCGGCCCGCTGGACACCGAGGTCCTGCTCACGCGGCTCCTGGAACGGATGCGGCGCGAGCGCAGTGTGCACATCGCCATGCTGGAGCTGCGGCTGGAGGGCACCCGGCGCCCCGAGCTCCAGGCGGAGCTCGCGTCCTTCCAGGGCCTGGAGCTGGAGGCCAACATCAGGTGGCACCTGGACGCGGGGCTGCCCGGGGACCGGCAGGGCGTGGTCCTGATGTACCTGGCGATGCTCGGTCTGATCGTGGACGACCTGACCGCGCCCGCCATGCTGGAAGCGCACCCGGCGCACGGGCTCATTCGGACGATGGTCGAGCGCCTCCTCCCGGAGAAGCCTGCGGACTGA
- a CDS encoding DUF6461 domain-containing protein translates to MADIAEDVADGIRWLAHWDQWFAGLTFARGIAPDELATRLGALPGVHPGPLGALDAWSMVTETVDGDGVARVGRWGGWSFAVEHGLPAGAERLAEVSRGGVEAVHLDPQPDHPPKQFAYALDGELVCCFGLGEECWRGGHRPDFLLPELIAAGILTPDGACARPAGEPDADRDRHTLAVVERRFGLSLPRHLIADTPLPAYVTCTR, encoded by the coding sequence ATGGCGGACATCGCAGAGGACGTGGCGGACGGGATACGGTGGCTGGCCCACTGGGACCAATGGTTCGCCGGTCTGACCTTCGCCCGGGGGATAGCCCCCGACGAACTCGCCACGCGGCTCGGCGCGCTCCCCGGGGTGCACCCCGGGCCGCTGGGCGCACTCGACGCCTGGAGCATGGTCACCGAGACCGTGGACGGCGACGGCGTGGCCCGGGTCGGCCGGTGGGGCGGCTGGTCCTTCGCCGTCGAACACGGTCTGCCGGCCGGAGCGGAACGGCTCGCCGAGGTCTCCCGGGGCGGCGTGGAGGCCGTCCACCTCGACCCGCAGCCCGACCACCCGCCCAAGCAGTTCGCGTACGCCCTGGACGGCGAGCTCGTGTGCTGCTTCGGCCTCGGCGAGGAATGCTGGCGCGGCGGCCACCGGCCGGACTTCCTGCTCCCGGAACTGATCGCGGCCGGCATCCTCACCCCGGACGGCGCGTGCGCCCGCCCGGCCGGCGAACCGGACGCGGACCGCGACCGCCACACCCTCGCCGTCGTGGAACGCCGCTTCGGGCTGTCCCTGCCGCGCCACCTGATCGCGGACACCCCGCTCCCGGCGTACGTGACCTGCACGCGCTAG
- a CDS encoding helix-turn-helix domain-containing protein, producing the protein MGTDHSQKDRTPTLIGSVQRALRLLEAMSAEGGVTAKRLARLTGIPLPTVYHLLRTLSHEGYVQREGGSFRLADDLPLAS; encoded by the coding sequence ATGGGCACCGACCACAGTCAGAAGGACAGAACACCCACCCTGATCGGCTCCGTGCAGCGCGCACTGCGCCTCCTGGAAGCGATGTCCGCGGAGGGCGGGGTGACGGCCAAGAGGCTCGCCCGGCTCACCGGCATCCCCCTGCCGACCGTCTATCACTTGCTGCGCACCCTCAGCCACGAGGGCTACGTGCAGCGCGAGGGAGGGTCGTTCCGCCTCGCGGACGATCTTCCGCTCGCTTCGTGA